ATCCTTCCATCTCCTCGGCCATGCGCGGCATGTGACGCGCGGCCAGCTCCTGCACCGACGCGCTGCGCAGCTCCGCCGCGGCGCCCTGCGGCAGGGCGACGAAGACGCAGCTGCCGCCACCGTTGGTCGGGATGATCCCGCCCGCCGCGCCGGGCGCGAAATGCCAGCGGAAGCCGGTGTTGGGCAGGCCCGAGACGTACTGATAGGCGCAGGTGACCGTGTGCCGCGCTTGCCGCGTCACCTCGGCCCCGACGAGCCGCGCGACGCGCGAGCGCTTGCCGTCGGCGCCGATGACCAGCCCGGCCGAGACCTCGCGCTCGGTCCCGTCCGGCAGCGAAAGCCGCGCGCCGCGCACCCGGCCACCGCCGTGGACCAGCCCGGTGCAGCTCGTCCTGAAGCGGACATCCGCACCGGCCGCGGCGGCGGCCTCGGCGAGCATCCGGTCGAGCAGGAAGCGGCGCGGGGCCATCAGCGCCTCGACGCCATGCTCGGGGCGGATCGCGATGTCGATCGCCTCGTCGCCGTAGATGAAGCCGGTGCGGCGCACCTGCGGCGTGCCGGCGGCGCGCAGCGGCGCGGCCAGCCCCCAGCGCTCGAGCAGCATGACCGCGCCGCGCATCAGCGCGTGGGTGGACATGGTATCGCTGCCAGGGGCGGCGCTGTCGATCAGCAGCACCTTCGCGCCCTGCCGGGCAAGTTGCAGCGCCGTGGCGGCACCGGCGCAGCGGGCGCCCACGATGATCGCGTCGTAAGTCTCGATGGTCATGGGAAAACTCCTTCTGTCAGGCGGCAAGGGAAAGGCCCCGGCGCAGGCCGGCGGCGATGAGCGAGGCGAGGTCTTCGGCATCGCGCCCGACCCCGTGGATGAAGGCCGAGGCGCGGTGGCGCAGGAACGGCAGGCCGATGGCGTAGAGACCGGGCACGGCGGTGAGCCCGCCCTGCGTCTCGATCTCTCCGGCGGCGTTCAGCACCGGCAACTGCAGCCAGGGATAGGCGCGGCGGAAGCCGGTGGCCCAGACGATGGTCTCGATACCCTGCCCCACGAGATCGAGCCGTTCGGGCCCGCTGCGCGGCAGGTCGGGCGCGTGCCAGGCGTCGGGGTCGGCGGGCAAGGTGCTGCGCGTCTCGGCAAGGTGGGTCTCGAGATGGGTGAGGATCTTGCGCCGCCGCCGCTCGCCCGCGTCGATCTCTGCCCCAAGCCCCGGATCGAGGCGCAGCACGCCGCGCTCGACCCCGAGCGCCCGGCCGACCAGCCGCACGCCCATGGCCCGCAGCCGGTCGAGCCCCAGCGCCCCGCCGCCGTTCGAGCCGGTGAGCTGCAGCGAGGGCAGCGCCATCAGCTGCGCCGGACCGGCATCGGCGGGACGCGGCGCATCGAGGAAGC
The window above is part of the Salipiger sp. H15 genome. Proteins encoded here:
- a CDS encoding NAD(P)/FAD-dependent oxidoreductase, translating into MTIETYDAIIVGARCAGAATALQLARQGAKVLLIDSAAPGSDTMSTHALMRGAVMLLERWGLAAPLRAAGTPQVRRTGFIYGDEAIDIAIRPEHGVEALMAPRRFLLDRMLAEAAAAAGADVRFRTSCTGLVHGGGRVRGARLSLPDGTEREVSAGLVIGADGKRSRVARLVGAEVTRQARHTVTCAYQYVSGLPNTGFRWHFAPGAAGGIIPTNGGGSCVFVALPQGAAAELRSASVQELAARHMPRMAEEMEGSEPSEARVIFAGLPGYMRRCAGPGWALVGDASWFRDPITAHGITDAFRDSALLAEAVIEGTLGGYEARRDRLSAPIFELSNRIASFEWSMDELAGLHKQLNRAMKANQGWIAGEREAALELA